In Manis pentadactyla isolate mManPen7 chromosome 3, mManPen7.hap1, whole genome shotgun sequence, a single window of DNA contains:
- the LOC118913516 gene encoding interferon alpha-2-like, translating to MALPISVLLALVMLCSSPTGSLGCNLSPSQGSLETFTLLSQMERISILSCLKDRTDFRFPQVLVDGNHLEKTQTIAVLHEMLQQIFNLFITSGSPVALEETLLDKFLTGLYQQLDELETCLEEEKKVEQSLLGSENSRLIVKRYFQGISLYLKGKEYSRCAWEVVRVEIRRCLLFIKKITGKLRK from the coding sequence ATGGCCCTCCCAATCTCTGTACTGCTGGCCCTGGTGATGCTGTGCTCCAGCCCCACTGGCTCTCTGGGTTGTAACCTGTCTCCAAGCCAAGGCAGTCTGGAAACGTTCACACTTTTGAGTCAGATGGAGAGAATCTCCATTTTGTCTTGTCTGAAGGACAGGACTGATTTCAGATTTCCTCAGGTGCTTGTGGATGGGAACCACTTGGAGAAGACGCAGACCATAGCAGTCCTGCATGAGATGCTTCAGCAGATCTTCAACCTCTTCATCACAAGTGGCTCTCCTGTGGCTTTGGAAGAGACCCTCCTGGACAAATTCCTCACTGGACTTTATCAGCAGCTGGATGAGCTGGAGACATGtttggaggaggaaaagaaggtggAACAGTCACTCCTGGGAAGTGAGAACTCCAGACTGATTGTGAAGAGGTACTTCCAAGGAATCAGTTTGTATCTGAAAGGGAAAGAATACAGCCGCTGTGCCTGGGAGGTTGTCAGGGTGGAAATCAGAAGGTGCTTACTCTTCATTAAGAAGATCACAGGAAAACTCAGGAAATAA